One Sus scrofa isolate TJ Tabasco breed Duroc chromosome 1, Sscrofa11.1, whole genome shotgun sequence DNA segment encodes these proteins:
- the KHDC3L gene encoding KHDC3-like protein isoform X1, whose amino-acid sequence MATPKTFPTLVQLEQREGTLFEVLGNLTKPPYWFHSEYLKSPKAVHLEAWLVEAIFGQGGEHIPHVECVSQTLLHISQWDPDGEAEILIFGRPYYQMDVSKMIMNLAEYHRQLRAQNTEPETMKGSEKASALETATQRSPDEVWEAATQRSPGAAREAATQRSPGAAREAATQRSPGAAREAATQRSPGAAREAATQRSPGAAREAATQRSPGAAREAATQRSPGAAREAATQRSPGAAREAATQRSPGAAREAATQRSPGAAREAATQRSPGAAREAATQRSPGAAREAATQRSPGAAREAATQRSPGAAREAATQRSPGAAREAATQRSPGAAREAATQRSPGAAREAATQRSPGAAREAATQRSPGAAREAATQRSPEATQDLVTRF is encoded by the exons ATGGCCACTCCCAAGACCTTTCCGACGCTCGTTCAGCTGGAGCAGCGAGAAGGGACGCTATTCGAGGTGCTCGGGAACCTCACCAAACCGCCCTACTGGTTTCACTCAGAGTACCTGAAGAGTCCGAAGGCAGTTCACCTGGAGGCCTGGCTCGTGGAAGCGATCTTCG GCCAGGGCGGAGAGCACATCCCGCACGTCGAGTGTGTGTCACAGACACTGCTTCACATTAGTCAGTGGGACCCGGATGGCGAGGCTGAGATCCTGATATTTGGACGGCCTTATTACCAGATGGATGTATCCAAGATGATCATGAACTTGGCCGAGTACCATCGCCAACTCCGGGCGCAAAATACCGAGCCGGAAACAATGAAAG GCTCCGAGAAGGCGTCTGCCCTGGAAACGGCGACCCAGCGGTCCCCCGACGAAGTCTGGGAG GCGGCGACCCAGCGGTCGCCGGGAGCAGCCCGGGAGGCGGCGACCCAGCGGTCCCCCGGCGCTGCCCGGGAGGCGGCGACCCAGCGGTCCCCCGGCGCTGCCCGGGAGGCGGCGACCCAGCGGTCCCCCGGCGCTGCCCGGGAGGCGGCGACCCAGCGGTCGCCCGGAGCAGCCCGGGAGGCGGCGACCCAGCGGTCGCCCGGCGCTGCCCGGGAGGCGGCGACCCAGCGGTCCCCCGGCGCTGCCCGGGAGGCGGCGACCCAGCGGTCGCCGGGAGCAGCCCGGGAGGCGGCGACCCAGCGGTCCCCCGGCGCTGCCCGGGAGGCGGCGACCCAGCGGTCCCCCGGCGCTGCCCGGGAGGCGGCGACCCAGCGGTCGCCCGGAGCAGCCCGGGAGGCGGCGACCCAGCGGTCGCCCGGAGCAGCCCGGGAGGCGGCGACCCAGCGGTCCCCCGGCGCTGCCCGGGAGGCGGCGACCCAGCGGTCCCCCGGAGCAGCCCGGGAGGCGGCGACCCAGCGGTCGCCGGGAGCAGCCCGGGAGGCGGCGACCCAGCGGTCCCCCGGAGCAGCCCGGGAGGCGGCGACCCAGCGGTCCCCCGGCGCTGCCCGGGAGGCGGCGACCCAGCGGTCCCCCGGCGCTGCCCGGGAGGCGGCGACCCAGCGGTCCCCCGGCGCTGCCCGGGAG GCGGCGACCCAGCGCTCCCCCGAAGCTACCCAGGACCTGGTTACCAGGTTTTGA
- the KHDC3L gene encoding KHDC3-like protein isoform X2, with the protein MATPKTFPTLVQLEQREGTLFEVLGNLTKPPYWFHSEYLKSPKAVHLEAWLVEAIFGQGGEHIPHVECVSQTLLHISQWDPDGEAEILIFGRPYYQMDVSKMIMNLAEYHRQLRAQNTEPETMKGSEKASALETATQRSPDEVWEAATQRSPGAAREAATQRSPGAAREAATQRSPGAAREAATQRSPGAAREAATQRSPGAAREAATQRSPGAAREAATQRSPGAAREAATQRSPGAAREAATQRSPGAAREAATQRSPGAAREAATQRSPGAAREAATQRSPGAAREAATQRSPGAAREAATQRSPEATQDLVTRF; encoded by the exons ATGGCCACTCCCAAGACCTTTCCGACGCTCGTTCAGCTGGAGCAGCGAGAAGGGACGCTATTCGAGGTGCTCGGGAACCTCACCAAACCGCCCTACTGGTTTCACTCAGAGTACCTGAAGAGTCCGAAGGCAGTTCACCTGGAGGCCTGGCTCGTGGAAGCGATCTTCG GCCAGGGCGGAGAGCACATCCCGCACGTCGAGTGTGTGTCACAGACACTGCTTCACATTAGTCAGTGGGACCCGGATGGCGAGGCTGAGATCCTGATATTTGGACGGCCTTATTACCAGATGGATGTATCCAAGATGATCATGAACTTGGCCGAGTACCATCGCCAACTCCGGGCGCAAAATACCGAGCCGGAAACAATGAAAG GCTCCGAGAAGGCGTCTGCCCTGGAAACGGCGACCCAGCGGTCCCCCGACGAAGTCTGGGAG GCGGCGACCCAGCGGTCGCCGGGAGCAGCCCGGGAGGCGGCGACCCAGCGGTCCCCCGGCGCTGCCCGGGAGGCGGCGACCCAGCGGTCCCCCGGCGCTGCCCGGGAGGCGGCGACCCAGCGGTCCCCCGGCGCTGCCCGGGAGGCGGCGACCCAGCGGTCGCCCGGAGCAGCCCGGGAGGCGGCGACCCAGCGGTCGCCCGGCGCTGCCCGGGAGGCGGCGACCCAGCGGTCCCCCGGCGCTGCCCGGGAGGCGGCGACCCAGCGGTCGCCGGGAGCAGCCCGGGAGGCGGCGACCCAGCGGTCCCCCGGCGCTGCCCGGGAGGCGGCGACCCAGCGGTCCCCCGGCGCTGCCCGGGAGGCGGCGACCCAGCGGTCGCCCGGAGCAGCCCGGGAG GCGGCGACCCAGCGGTCGCCCGGCGCTGCCCGGGAGGCGGCGACCCAGCGGTCCCCCGGCGCTGCCCGGGAG GCGGCGACCCAGCGCTCCCCCGAAGCTACCCAGGACCTGGTTACCAGGTTTTGA
- the OOEP gene encoding oocyte-expressed protein homolog, translating to MHSAGATEAQGAESTTSPQEKGLLELPLLAPRIHTRPWWFPVQELRNPLVFSLEAWLADSIFGPNQVLVPKIEWMSQALLMVDTVNAENLVEITVFGRPTVQHRVKNVLLSLASRHREHRARAEKMEQLEEFLKALASGPQNPQHPVA from the exons ATGCACAGCGCAGGTGCCACCGAAGCCCAGGGGGCAGAGTCGACGACATCTCCCCAGGAGAAAGGGCTGCTGGAGTTACCACTTCTGGCGCCACGGATTCACACCCGGCCTTGGTGGTTTCCTGTGCAGGAGCTGAGAAACCCATTGGTGTTTTCCCTGGAGGCGTGGCTGGCTGACTCCATCTTCG gCCCAAACCAAGTCCTGGTTCCGAAGATTGAGTGGATGAGCCAGGCCCTGCTGATGGTAGACACAGTTAACGCCGAGAACTTGGTCGAAATCACAGTCTTTGGACGACCAACTGTACAACATCGGGTGAAGAACGTCCTCCTTAGCCTAGCGTCGAGGCACCGAGAGCATCGTGCCCGAG ctgaAAAGATGGAACAACTCGAGGAATTCTTGAAGGCCCTTGCATCAGGTCCCCAGAACCCCCAGCATCCTGTTGCATAA